Proteins from a genomic interval of Psychrobacter urativorans:
- a CDS encoding TerD family protein, which translates to MALSLNKGGNLSLTKTDPNLNKLLIGLGWDERATSGAEFDLDASIFLVGTSGKVRGDHDFIFYNQLKSDNGAVEHTGDNRTGEGDGDDEVIKVNLAQVPADIDKIVVTVTIHDAAARSQNFGQVANAFIRVVNEETGVEVVRFDLAEDYSVETAMVFGEVYRHNGEWKFRAVGQGYSGGLQAMCQQYGVNI; encoded by the coding sequence ATGGCTTTATCATTGAATAAAGGCGGTAACTTATCACTAACCAAAACTGACCCCAACTTAAATAAGCTACTTATTGGACTTGGCTGGGATGAACGCGCAACTTCTGGTGCCGAGTTCGATTTGGATGCCAGTATATTTTTAGTCGGCACTTCAGGTAAAGTACGCGGTGATCACGATTTCATTTTCTATAATCAGCTTAAATCAGACAATGGCGCGGTTGAACATACGGGCGATAATCGTACGGGCGAAGGCGATGGTGATGATGAAGTCATTAAAGTAAATCTAGCGCAAGTGCCGGCTGATATTGATAAAATCGTCGTCACTGTGACCATTCATGATGCTGCTGCCCGTAGCCAAAACTTCGGTCAAGTTGCGAATGCCTTTATCCGCGTTGTTAATGAAGAAACGGGCGTTGAAGTGGTGCGTTTTGACTTAGCAGAAGACTATTCAGTAGAAACAGCCATGGTATTTGGTGAAGTTTATCGCCATAACGGCGAGTGGAAATTCCGCGCCGTTGGTCAAGGCTATTCAGGCGGCTTGCAAGCGATGTGTCAACAATACGGTGTTAATATCTAA
- the rlmKL gene encoding bifunctional 23S rRNA (guanine(2069)-N(7))-methyltransferase RlmK/23S rRNA (guanine(2445)-N(2))-methyltransferase RlmL: MTEHTAPTALSTSTALSLDLIITCADGLEVQLQTELTSFGIESEIKSTGRLNVTGSLRDLYTICLWSRVASRVLMLIKRKNINAEYDVAEQLYGLAKSTDWTKEFNLDQTFAIRLSVDKRVAVSQQFAMLRIKDAIADTFNEVYDSRPNVDSKNPDFSIFATVNDKQAELYLDLSGTSLHRRGYRVAMTDAPLKENLAAALLYSAGWHKKSAEGDAPYYNALIDPMCGSGTFLIEALLMHCDYAVGIDKAANQFGFYQWQHHDKTLWLSMIDDAQTRFREALAIACEQPDTLPLILGFDADSGAILATEKNLIAAGLHDLLPLIDLETRALDQLNNRLLPMVNDGRLSNPLIITNPPYGERLGDEEMIKPLYQAIGLILQDSFAGSGITPMLGILASHVEQVDILPIKEPKTLRCHNGAITVYFRYGTLIAGKVGYLMSQFEKREIVSEEGQDFINRLQKNLGRLKKQASKDNVSNLRVYNADLPDFKVAIDLYGDYVHVQEYAPPKTIPPETAKKRFNLALMGIREVFGINREQIFIKTRARQSGNDQYSKQGNTEKRGKFYVAREDGAYFYVNFTDYLDTGLFIDHRNMRARIKANSKGKAVLNLFAYTCTASVHAALAGAKKVTSVDLSQNYLDWGKQNFALNGLNVSGNKYHFVAADIFEWIKDNTEQFDIIFIDPPTFSNSKKFQGTFDVQRDHTALINRAMNRLTADGVLYFSNNFTRFELDEQLTERYNIIDITAQTIGFDFDVKKPIHQSFEIRHR, translated from the coding sequence ATGACCGAACACACCGCGCCCACTGCTTTATCTACATCGACCGCATTATCGCTTGACCTGATTATCACCTGTGCCGATGGGCTAGAAGTACAGCTACAAACGGAGCTGACCAGCTTCGGTATTGAGAGCGAAATTAAAAGTACCGGACGTCTGAACGTTACCGGTTCGCTACGTGATTTATATACCATTTGTTTATGGTCGCGGGTTGCCTCGCGTGTATTAATGCTGATTAAACGTAAAAATATCAATGCCGAATATGATGTGGCTGAACAGCTATATGGCTTGGCAAAATCGACAGATTGGACAAAAGAGTTTAATCTCGACCAAACCTTTGCCATTCGTCTGTCTGTTGATAAGCGCGTCGCGGTTAGCCAGCAGTTTGCGATGCTGCGTATTAAAGATGCGATTGCCGATACTTTTAATGAAGTTTATGACAGCCGTCCAAACGTCGACAGTAAAAACCCAGATTTCTCTATTTTCGCTACCGTTAATGATAAACAAGCAGAATTATACCTAGATTTATCAGGTACTAGCTTGCATCGCCGTGGTTACCGTGTAGCAATGACAGATGCGCCTTTAAAAGAAAATCTAGCGGCTGCTCTACTTTATAGTGCGGGCTGGCATAAGAAAAGTGCCGAAGGTGATGCGCCTTACTACAATGCGTTAATTGACCCCATGTGTGGTTCAGGAACGTTTCTTATTGAAGCCTTACTGATGCATTGCGATTATGCGGTTGGCATTGATAAAGCGGCTAATCAATTTGGTTTTTATCAATGGCAACATCATGATAAAACGCTATGGTTGTCGATGATTGATGATGCACAAACGCGATTCCGTGAAGCATTAGCGATTGCTTGTGAGCAACCCGATACCCTGCCCCTTATTTTAGGGTTTGATGCGGACAGCGGTGCTATTCTAGCCACCGAAAAGAACTTAATCGCTGCTGGTCTCCATGACTTATTACCCCTTATCGACCTTGAAACCCGCGCTCTTGACCAACTTAATAATCGCTTACTCCCAATGGTGAATGACGGCAGATTAAGTAATCCGCTCATTATCACCAATCCACCTTATGGTGAACGGTTGGGCGATGAAGAGATGATTAAACCACTATATCAAGCGATTGGGCTTATTTTGCAAGACAGCTTTGCCGGTAGTGGTATCACGCCAATGCTTGGCATATTAGCGTCACACGTTGAACAAGTGGATATCTTGCCGATTAAAGAGCCAAAAACCTTGCGCTGCCATAATGGTGCAATCACGGTTTATTTCCGTTACGGCACATTGATTGCTGGGAAAGTCGGTTATTTAATGAGCCAGTTTGAGAAGCGTGAAATTGTGTCTGAAGAAGGACAAGATTTTATCAATCGCTTACAAAAAAATCTGGGTCGCCTAAAAAAACAAGCCAGTAAAGACAATGTCAGTAATTTGCGTGTTTATAATGCCGATTTGCCCGATTTTAAAGTGGCTATCGACTTATATGGCGATTATGTGCACGTACAAGAATATGCGCCACCAAAAACGATTCCACCTGAAACTGCGAAAAAGCGCTTTAATTTGGCATTGATGGGTATTCGTGAAGTGTTTGGTATTAACCGTGAGCAAATTTTTATTAAAACCCGCGCTCGTCAATCGGGTAATGACCAATATAGCAAGCAAGGCAATACCGAAAAGCGCGGCAAATTCTATGTGGCGCGTGAAGATGGCGCTTATTTTTACGTGAACTTTACCGACTATCTTGATACTGGTTTGTTTATCGATCACCGTAATATGCGCGCGCGTATCAAAGCCAATAGTAAAGGTAAAGCGGTGCTAAATTTATTCGCTTATACTTGTACCGCCAGTGTTCATGCGGCATTGGCAGGCGCTAAAAAAGTTACTAGTGTCGATTTGTCACAGAACTATCTTGATTGGGGCAAACAAAACTTTGCGCTCAATGGTCTTAATGTTAGTGGTAATAAATATCATTTTGTCGCCGCCGATATCTTTGAGTGGATTAAAGACAATACGGAACAATTTGATATTATCTTTATTGATCCACCGACTTTTTCAAACTCGAAAAAATTCCAAGGAACGTTTGATGTGCAGCGTGACCATACGGCGCTCATCAATCGGGCGATGAACCGTTTAACCGCTGATGGCGTGTTGTACTTCTCAAACAACTTTACTCGTTTTGAGTTGGATGAGCAGTTAACTGAACGCTACAACATTATTGATATCACGGCGCAAACTATTGGCTTTGACTTTGATGTTAAAAAACCGATTCATCAAAGCTTTGAGATCCGTCACCGTTAA
- a CDS encoding mechanosensitive ion channel family protein produces MAIAGITDFFQEIARDLHSSLYLAIGGTLEEESRDWTAHAVELTSTSIKILILLVILGFFYWLAIYLVKHNSARIRLNERRTKIVRSVLRYIWVVASMLAIMSQIYFDTSTVKSMAKASVWAGIYYVLWASSGQIIHKVLQHYGLNASIEQLLKNILTVLILVFGLASVMAQFGFDIVSLVAGLGIVGLAVGFAAQSTLANFIAGITILIDQAFQVGDWININNVEGRVVIISLRTTHILTRDNITVIVPNATVASSEVTNLTSKNFIRFDIRVRIALEGDIDAARSEILKVLSDTDVVLSRPETSATVAEIGESGIFFIVRFWVKPAAVARMPKIKEGLTENIKRAFDAANITTPYPHIRLLIPKDDDYPITTALATDPLLAADTQAAETATDTSALISKND; encoded by the coding sequence ATGGCAATCGCTGGTATTACTGATTTTTTTCAAGAGATTGCGCGTGACTTGCATTCCAGTTTATATCTTGCTATCGGCGGTACACTAGAGGAAGAATCTCGCGACTGGACGGCTCATGCTGTAGAGTTGACCAGTACCAGTATTAAAATCCTCATATTACTTGTGATATTGGGGTTTTTTTATTGGCTGGCGATTTATTTGGTCAAGCACAACAGCGCCCGTATTCGCCTCAACGAGCGGCGCACTAAGATTGTGCGCTCAGTGCTGCGTTATATATGGGTAGTCGCCAGTATGCTTGCCATCATGAGCCAAATTTATTTTGATACCAGTACCGTTAAATCGATGGCAAAAGCCAGTGTTTGGGCAGGAATCTACTATGTACTCTGGGCATCTTCTGGGCAGATTATCCATAAAGTGCTTCAGCATTATGGTCTGAATGCTTCTATCGAGCAATTACTAAAAAATATTTTAACGGTACTGATTTTAGTCTTTGGTCTTGCCAGCGTAATGGCACAATTTGGCTTTGATATTGTATCGTTAGTGGCAGGTTTGGGGATTGTTGGTTTAGCAGTTGGCTTTGCAGCACAATCAACGCTAGCTAATTTTATTGCTGGGATTACTATTTTAATTGATCAAGCCTTTCAGGTGGGCGACTGGATTAATATTAATAATGTTGAGGGACGGGTGGTGATTATATCACTGCGTACCACTCATATTTTAACCCGTGACAATATTACTGTCATTGTGCCAAATGCCACTGTTGCTTCTTCAGAAGTGACCAATTTAACGTCCAAGAATTTTATTCGTTTTGACATTCGGGTACGTATTGCTTTAGAAGGTGATATCGATGCGGCACGTAGTGAGATATTAAAGGTGCTCAGCGATACGGATGTGGTATTAAGTCGTCCTGAAACGTCAGCGACAGTAGCAGAAATTGGCGAGTCTGGTATCTTTTTTATCGTACGCTTTTGGGTCAAACCAGCGGCGGTTGCAAGGATGCCAAAAATAAAAGAAGGTCTGACAGAGAATATCAAACGCGCTTTTGATGCCGCCAATATCACCACGCCCTATCCACATATACGCTTGCTAATACCAAAAGATGATGACTATCCTATCACCACTGCGCTCGCAACTGACCCGTTATTAGCAGCTGACACACAGGCAGCAGAAACCGCTACAGACACTAGCGCACTGATTAGTAAAAATGACTAG
- a CDS encoding DUF475 domain-containing protein — MRHFYLDFIFTAIALMVAAWWGYSHSGMGGLISALSITAILAVMEISLSFDNAVVNASVLKHWDKFWKMIFLTVGILIAVFGMRLVFPIVIVAVTADLGMMEVVNLALYNPEEYSAKLLAHHAEISAFGGMFLLLVFLNFLFDEKEVHWFDWLESRLAKFGQVNAMSVFVALAILMLSLTWVNDAQAPAVLIAGVWGILIYLGVQVVSGMLEGDLGEEEEEGNESSGAGAAAGSAIMKGGIAGFLYLEVLDASFSFDGVIGAFAITNDVIIIMLGLAIGAMFVRSMTIFLVEKGTLDEFIYLEHGAHYAIGALALIMLLSMKFHVPELVTGLIGIAFIGWALLASLKHRKIEAQKVVE, encoded by the coding sequence ATGAGACATTTTTATTTAGACTTCATTTTCACGGCTATCGCATTGATGGTGGCCGCGTGGTGGGGATATTCACATAGTGGTATGGGCGGGCTGATATCCGCGCTGTCAATTACCGCTATTTTGGCCGTCATGGAGATTTCGTTATCATTTGATAACGCGGTGGTCAATGCCTCAGTGCTCAAGCATTGGGACAAATTTTGGAAAATGATATTTTTAACCGTTGGTATTTTGATTGCCGTATTTGGTATGCGTTTGGTATTCCCGATTGTCATTGTCGCGGTTACCGCTGACCTCGGTATGATGGAAGTGGTCAATTTAGCCTTATACAATCCAGAAGAATATTCAGCAAAACTCTTAGCACACCATGCTGAAATTTCAGCCTTTGGTGGTATGTTCTTGTTATTAGTGTTCTTAAACTTTTTATTCGATGAAAAAGAAGTGCATTGGTTTGACTGGTTAGAGAGCCGCTTAGCCAAATTCGGGCAAGTAAATGCAATGAGCGTTTTTGTTGCCCTTGCAATCCTGATGTTATCTTTAACATGGGTAAACGACGCACAAGCACCTGCGGTATTGATTGCAGGCGTTTGGGGTATTTTAATTTATCTAGGCGTACAAGTCGTGTCAGGTATGCTTGAAGGCGACCTTGGTGAAGAAGAGGAAGAAGGCAACGAAAGTAGTGGTGCTGGTGCTGCCGCAGGTAGTGCTATTATGAAAGGCGGTATTGCCGGCTTCTTATATCTTGAAGTCCTTGATGCGTCATTCAGCTTTGATGGTGTGATTGGTGCATTTGCCATTACTAATGACGTGATTATCATCATGTTGGGCTTGGCAATTGGTGCGATGTTCGTACGTTCAATGACTATCTTTTTGGTAGAAAAAGGTACGCTTGATGAGTTCATCTATCTTGAGCATGGCGCACATTACGCTATCGGTGCGCTTGCTCTTATCATGCTGTTATCGATGAAATTTCATGTACCAGAATTGGTTACTGGTCTTATCGGTATCGCCTTTATTGGTTGGGCATTACTGGCATCGCTCAAGCATCGCAAAATAGAAGCACAAAAAGTTGTTGAGTAG